In Streptomyces sp. RFCAC02, the following proteins share a genomic window:
- a CDS encoding aminoglycoside phosphotransferase family protein — MPAAPVPSLPEPDETPLTGGNVSDGVARVGDTVRRPAGPWTPAVHALLRHLRSVGFDAAPRPLGIDDRGREILTFAPGRTLWPDRMDLLDPPERLARVARLVRDYHDAAAGFTPPPDAAWQYLVPVPDDAPTVIGHLDIAPWNLVVDESTDSWVLIDWDNARPTTRLWDLAYACHGFVRLTPVPAFGRPDRQTADRLRLFADAYGLDERERRDLVPLLGGRVRGMHDFLAAQAALGVEPWATHWREGHGDAWRTDAEYIEARADLWLRALLG; from the coding sequence GTGCCCGCTGCCCCAGTGCCCTCCCTCCCCGAACCGGACGAGACGCCGCTCACCGGCGGCAATGTGAGCGACGGTGTCGCACGGGTCGGCGACACCGTGCGCCGGCCCGCCGGTCCGTGGACGCCGGCCGTCCACGCCCTGCTGCGCCACCTGCGCTCCGTCGGCTTCGACGCCGCCCCGCGCCCCCTCGGCATCGACGACCGGGGGCGCGAGATCCTCACCTTCGCGCCGGGGCGCACCCTGTGGCCCGACCGGATGGACCTCCTCGATCCGCCGGAACGGCTGGCCCGTGTCGCCCGACTCGTCCGGGACTACCACGACGCGGCCGCCGGCTTCACCCCGCCGCCCGACGCCGCGTGGCAGTACCTCGTGCCCGTCCCCGACGACGCGCCGACCGTCATCGGGCACCTCGACATCGCCCCCTGGAACCTGGTCGTGGACGAATCCACCGACTCCTGGGTCCTCATCGACTGGGACAACGCCCGGCCCACCACCCGGCTGTGGGACCTCGCCTACGCCTGCCACGGCTTCGTGCGCCTCACGCCGGTCCCCGCCTTCGGCAGGCCCGACCGGCAGACCGCGGACCGGCTGCGGCTCTTCGCCGACGCCTACGGGCTCGACGAGCGCGAGCGCCGCGACCTGGTGCCGCTCCTCGGCGGCCGGGTGCGCGGCATGCACGACTTCCTCGCCGCGCAGGCCGCCCTCGGCGTCGAGCCGTGGGCCACCCACTGGCGCGAGGGCCACGGCGACGCCTGGCGCACGGACGCCGAGTACATCGAGGCCCGCGCGGACCTGTGGCTGCGCGCGCTCCTCGGCTGA
- a CDS encoding SelT/SelW/SelH family protein, which yields MDQGTAHEIRIEYCTRCRWLPRAAWLAQELLGTFEGDVRSVALRPGTGGVFRVSVDDEVIWDRAEQGFPEPTAVKRLVRDRVAPGRSLGHSDTP from the coding sequence ATGGACCAGGGGACGGCGCACGAGATCCGCATCGAGTACTGCACACGGTGCCGCTGGCTGCCCCGCGCCGCGTGGCTCGCGCAGGAACTGCTCGGCACCTTCGAGGGGGACGTGCGCTCCGTCGCGCTGCGACCGGGCACCGGCGGCGTCTTCCGCGTCTCGGTGGACGACGAGGTGATCTGGGACCGCGCCGAACAGGGCTTTCCCGAACCGACCGCCGTGAAGCGCCTGGTCCGTGACCGGGTGGCCCCGGGACGCTCCCTCGGCCACTCCGACACTCCCTGA
- a CDS encoding alpha/beta hydrolase, producing the protein MARVRRPLLLATATALILTQAHTPAHAATAGPPTARHTGPVPAAYTPAPAREEAGIVDLPVSFTVRNVNRSLAACATDGGTYTVRGHLTGPRDLLLGDGDRAITLYQHDIASGEWFWRLDAGGYDYTAELAARGHVSLTVDRLGYGASDRPHGADVCLGGDADIAHQIVQQLRDGTYTVPDGEPPAFERVFLAGQGNGAQLTQIAGYSFPGIDGLVLMDWTDLGLDPAANAPFLAALPTCLAGADNGYTHYDATPDDFAEANFADTEAAILEQAVPLRNPHPCGDMVSQPGAVLADIRHLPDVDVPVLLVFGAADDRVGDPEQQRALFTGADTELVTVPDAGHYPVFSREATVVHDAVAGWLTRHAV; encoded by the coding sequence ATGGCCCGTGTCCGAAGACCGCTGCTGCTCGCCACGGCGACAGCCCTGATCCTCACCCAGGCCCACACTCCCGCACACGCGGCCACCGCGGGACCGCCCACGGCGCGGCACACCGGCCCGGTACCGGCGGCGTACACCCCCGCGCCGGCCCGGGAGGAGGCCGGGATCGTGGACCTGCCGGTCAGCTTCACCGTACGGAACGTCAACCGGTCCCTCGCCGCGTGCGCCACCGACGGCGGCACCTATACCGTGCGGGGACACCTCACCGGGCCCCGCGACCTGCTGCTCGGCGACGGCGACCGGGCCATCACCCTCTATCAGCACGACATCGCCAGCGGCGAGTGGTTCTGGCGCCTCGACGCCGGGGGATACGACTACACGGCCGAACTCGCGGCCCGCGGCCATGTGTCCCTCACGGTCGACCGCCTCGGCTACGGCGCGAGCGACCGGCCGCACGGTGCCGACGTCTGCCTCGGCGGGGACGCCGACATCGCCCACCAGATCGTCCAGCAGCTCCGCGACGGCACCTACACCGTGCCGGACGGCGAACCACCGGCCTTCGAGCGTGTTTTCCTCGCCGGACAGGGCAACGGTGCCCAGCTCACCCAGATCGCCGGCTACTCGTTCCCGGGGATCGACGGTCTCGTCCTCATGGACTGGACCGACCTCGGACTCGACCCCGCGGCCAACGCGCCCTTCCTCGCCGCCCTTCCCACCTGCCTGGCGGGCGCCGACAACGGCTACACGCACTACGACGCCACGCCGGACGACTTCGCCGAGGCGAACTTCGCCGACACGGAAGCCGCGATCCTCGAACAGGCCGTGCCGCTGCGCAACCCGCACCCCTGCGGCGACATGGTGTCCCAGCCGGGTGCCGTCCTCGCCGACATCCGCCACCTGCCCGATGTCGACGTGCCGGTGCTGCTCGTCTTCGGCGCGGCGGACGACCGGGTCGGCGACCCGGAGCAGCAGCGCGCCCTGTTCACCGGCGCCGATACGGAACTCGTCACCGTGCCGGACGCGGGCCACTATCCGGTCTTCTCGCGGGAGGCCACCGTCGTCCACGACGCGGTCGCCGGCTGGCTGACCCGGCACGCCGTCTGA
- a CDS encoding helix-turn-helix domain-containing protein, giving the protein MPRPETDPETGPPAREKVSDPAALKALAHPLRLRILRHLGAAGPATSTTLAAVLGENTGTLSYHLRQLAAGGFIEDVPERASGRERWWRTVRGRDVRRPAPSELTPAEQAVADTLDRLRMADDMRLAERFISGTDAAEGWARGSRGLSHLTREELNDFHDAYLELLSRFSRGPEEAAPGARPIALRWFGVPAD; this is encoded by the coding sequence ATGCCGCGACCCGAGACCGACCCGGAAACCGGACCCCCAGCCCGCGAGAAGGTCAGCGACCCGGCCGCCCTCAAGGCGCTGGCCCACCCCCTGCGGCTGCGCATCCTGCGCCACCTCGGCGCGGCCGGGCCGGCCACCTCCACCACGCTCGCCGCCGTCCTCGGGGAGAACACCGGGACTCTCAGCTACCACCTGCGTCAGCTCGCGGCCGGAGGCTTCATCGAGGACGTCCCCGAACGGGCCTCGGGCCGCGAACGCTGGTGGCGCACCGTGCGCGGCCGGGACGTCCGCCGCCCCGCGCCGAGCGAGCTGACGCCGGCCGAGCAGGCCGTCGCCGACACCCTCGACCGCCTCCGGATGGCGGACGACATGCGGCTCGCGGAACGTTTCATCAGCGGCACGGACGCCGCCGAGGGGTGGGCGCGCGGTTCACGCGGTCTGAGCCACCTCACCCGTGAGGAGCTCAACGACTTCCACGACGCCTACCTCGAACTCCTCTCCCGGTTCTCCCGGGGTCCCGAGGAGGCCGCACCGGGCGCCCGGCCCATCGCCCTGCGCTGGTTCGGCGTCCCGGCCGACTGA